A single window of Bombyx mori chromosome 9, ASM3026992v2 DNA harbors:
- the LOC101738272 gene encoding uncharacterized protein LOC101738272 yields MSARNYSCSRERNVGKLLDCLPIINSNRFNYRPPQELPPLSARTSSILNRNLNYSFDYNGFDIGERAGTPFSDFFTESETDTPDILSEESDSSSGSALRRNTAEATKTLAEEWERIERTLYDEEGPKSNRPEVIEECKQWRQLHPHFRVIGRAITLPEKRLSYRQIEHEEVIAIHYNDYEQFSEREERLSQSSTDVTPQNSPRVSVVDINEPRLTREKLSYNQSNNDDNDMPDAFSSLLQITPIHIKSPIHKKRTNVSILRSDAASSKWMRNTRPDSSTNAGRSSAKSFASLDTRNIGNSILSASDRSKLLNGRIVTGRYRDSTKLEPLCSPYLPQNDVIKHQNAYNYGIRKVSLPPLLLEDEKKKANMSGSGKRRNVKSRKSSKCAHQLDKLKNSN; encoded by the exons ATGTCTGCACGTAATTATTCATGTAGTCGTGAAAGGAACGTAGGAAAATTGTTAGATTGTTTGCCGATTATAAATTCTAATAGGTTCAACTACCGCCCTCCTCAAGAATTGCCGCCGTTATCAGCTAGGACCTCGAGTATTTTGAACaggaatttaaattattcttttGATTATAATGGATTTGATATTGGTGAACGGGCTGGTACACCATTTTCTGATTTCTTCACGGAGAGTGAGACAG ACACACCAGACATTCTAAGTGAGGAAAGTGACAGCAGCTCTGGATCAGCCCTGAGAAGAAATACTGCCGAAGCCACAAAGACATTAGCAGAAGAGTGGGAGAGAATAGAAAGAACTTTGTATGATGAAGAGGGTCCAAAATCCAATAGGCCTGAAGTGATTGAAGAGTGTAAACAGTGGAGACAACTACATCCACATTTTAG GGTCATAGGCAGAGCTATAACGTTACCAGAAAAACGACTATCATACAGACAGATTGAACATGAAGAAGTTATTGCGATACATTATAATGATTATGAACAGTTTAGCGAAAGGGAAGAAAGGTTATCTCAAAGCAGTACAGATGTGACACCACAAAACTCACCACGAGTTTCTGTTGTGGATATTAATGAACCCAGACTGACAAGAGAAAAATTGTCTTATAATCAATCCAATAATGACGACAATGACATGCCTGATGCGTTTAGTTCGCTTCTTCAAATCACACCAATACATATTAAAAGTCCCATACACAAGAAACGTACGAACGTGTCAATTTTACGATCAGACGCTGCTTCTTCAAAATGGATGAGAAATACCAGGCCTGATTCTTCAACCAATGCTGGAAGAAGTAGTGCGAAATCATTTGCATCGTTAGACACAAGGAATATAGGTAATTCCATACTGAGTGCGTCTGATCGTAGTAAATTATTAAATGGTAGAATTGTGACAGGGCGATATAGAGATTCAACGAAATTAGAGCCATTATGTTCCCCTTATTTACCTCAGAATGATGTCATAAAGCATCAGAACGCATATAATTATGGTATAAGAAAGGTCTCACTACCTCCCTTGTTGTTAGAGgatgaaaagaaaaaagctAATATGTCTGGATCTGGCAAAAGACGTAACGTGAAGAGTAGAAAAAGTAGTAAATGTGCTCATCAATTAGATAAACTCAAAAACAGTAATTGA